A section of the Streptomyces sp. NBC_01591 genome encodes:
- a CDS encoding GntR family transcriptional regulator encodes MEQGRAREAYGTAAPATAQAVVRVPEQARGEHTHSEPPAPRAAVQRHSVRGQILEALRAALVDGWLVPGQVYSAPALGARFGVSATPVREAMQQLAIEGAVEVVPNRGFRVSERGPRELAELAEVRALIEVPVMLRLARTVPPGTWCALRPLADATVAAAAVGDRASYAESDRAFHGAVLALCGNEQLVMVADDLHRRSQWPLESNPATRRADLLADAAEHTALLDALIAQDLPVVQSLVREHFTGAEG; translated from the coding sequence GTGGAGCAGGGCAGAGCGCGTGAGGCGTACGGGACCGCCGCGCCCGCGACCGCCCAGGCGGTCGTCCGGGTGCCGGAACAGGCACGTGGCGAACACACCCACAGCGAGCCGCCCGCCCCGCGGGCGGCGGTGCAGCGGCACTCCGTACGCGGCCAGATCCTGGAGGCGCTGCGCGCCGCCCTCGTCGACGGATGGCTGGTCCCGGGACAGGTCTATTCGGCCCCGGCCCTCGGCGCCCGCTTCGGGGTCTCCGCCACGCCGGTGCGCGAGGCGATGCAGCAGCTGGCCATCGAGGGCGCCGTCGAGGTCGTACCGAACCGGGGGTTCCGGGTCTCCGAGCGCGGCCCGCGCGAGCTCGCCGAGCTGGCCGAGGTGCGGGCCCTGATCGAGGTCCCCGTGATGCTGCGGCTGGCCCGTACCGTCCCGCCCGGCACCTGGTGCGCCCTGCGCCCGCTGGCCGACGCCACGGTGGCCGCCGCGGCCGTGGGCGACCGGGCGAGCTACGCCGAGTCCGACCGGGCCTTCCACGGCGCGGTCCTCGCGCTCTGCGGCAACGAGCAGTTGGTGATGGTCGCCGACGACCTGCACCGCCGCTCCCAGTGGCCGCTGGAGAGCAACCCCGCCACCCGTCGCGCCGACCTCCTCGCCGACGCGGCCGAGCACACCGCTCTGCTCGACGCGCTGATCGCCCAGGACCTGCCCGTCGTGCAGTCGCTCGTACGGGAACACTTCACCGGCGCCGAGGGGTGA